The window TTCGACCAATATTTGGTCTTCTGAATTCACTACATCTATTTTATCGCGCTGTTTTCACGTTGTTGAACTCAAGTTAGTAACAATACTTGAAGGGTGGTTAGAGATCATTCATATCGGCATTGCTTTTACGAGCACATAGATTATACAAGTGAAACGCAATCAAGCTCACAGATAATATAGGGCTAGGCTAATAACCTGCGTGCCATCATAGTACTTAAGTAGCAACAGTTACTACTACTCAAGATTGGGTCGATAATCAGCTTTCACTTCATAGACGGAATTCTTGATTGGTTTGTCTTAGAGACTAAAACAAGCTCTAACGGTGTCTAGAACTATGGAAGAGTTATTAGAACTTAAGAATTTAATTTTGAAGGGTGAAAGCGCAGCAGCTTTACTACTGGTAGAAGAACTTGATAGAAATGAGTCGCGATGACAAAACTAATAATATTCGTTCTCATGCCAAAGTTTTATTACATCACTTGATTAAAAAGCAAGCCGAAAACCGTTCTACAAAATCGTGGGAAGTGTCAATTCGTAACAGCGTGCAGGAAATTAAGGAAAAGAACAAACGCCGCAAGTTAGGAGGCTATTATCTAACTAAAGACGATTTGCAATCTATTCTATGCAACGCAATAGATAGTGCCATTGACACGGCATCGCTTGAAGTTAGCCAAGGAAAATATGAGTCAGAAGAATTAGCAGCCTTAATTGACTCGTCGAAGCTTTTAAATAATGCTTTATTACTAATAGTTGAAGATTAATATCAAACGCTTGACTTTGAGTAGCTAAGTCAATCTGTATAAAAAGACAAAGTAAATTTCATTCTTTTTGCTATATTTCTGCTATGATTTCAAACAGACTGATCGGTCTTTAATTGAGATGTCGAAAGCTCAACAAACCAAAGCACGTATTATCGAGCAAGCAGCAGCTCTGTTTAACCAGCAAGGATATGCAGGGTCTTCGATGTCAGACATAATGCGTGTTACAGGTTTACAAAAAGGAGGCATTTATAATCACTTCCGTAGCAAAGATGAGCTAGCTCTAGCAGCATTTGACTTTGCAGCCAGTCGCATACAGCAGAAATTTACAGGTGCTTTGAAAGGAAAACGTCATGCAGTGGAGCGGTTGATTGCAATTCTCAGTGTTTATGAGCATATGTTAGACGATCCACCCGTCCAGGGCGGTTGTCCAATCCTCAATACAGCGGTAGAGAGTGATGATGCTCATCCAGCTTTACGCGAACGGACGCAACTTGCGATGGATGCGTGGCGTGGTTTGATTCATCGCATTGTCGATAAAGGTGTTATGCGTGGTGAATTGCGTGCAGATGTCACTTCTGATACTGTTGCTACGATTTTGATTGCAACCATTGAGGGAGGGGTAATGCTCAGCAAGTTATATGGCGATGCTTCTTATTTGGAACGCGCCCTAAACCATCTTAAAACTTATATTCAACACCAGCTTGCGACACCCATCTAAATTTTTTTGCACTAAAACAAACCGATCGGTCTTTTTGTATCCTGATTGTGAGAAATAGTTTTTATGCTCAAGCTTTACTATGCCCGTCCTTCTGCTTATGCTCGTCCTGTATGGTTAGCTCTGCTAGAAAAGCAACTTCCTTTTGAATTAATTTCAGTTGATTTAAGCGGCGAACAATTTGAACCCGAATTTCTCGCCTTAAATCCTTTTAGCCATGTCCCAGTTTTGGTTGATGGTGATTTTCGCGTGATTGAATCGTTAGCCATTCTAGATTATCTAGAAGCACGGTATCCTGAGCGATCGCTGCTTCCGACTGATGCGATCGCTTTAGCAAAGGTTCGGATGGTGCAAATGGTTACGCTCAATGAATTACTACCTGCGGTGTTTAGATTACTCGTTCGCGATGAGAACTCAGTGGAGTTGGAGTATGCTCAGCTACGGGCAATTAATACATTGAATTATTTTGAAGCTTTGTTGGAGGACTCCCCTTACTTTGCTGGCGAACAGATGACACTAGCAGAAATTGTCGCTGGAACACTCGTTCATAGAATGCCTGATCTAGGAATTGCTTTGACCAAATACCCTAAATTGAATCGTTGGTCTGATTGTTTATTAGCTCGACCTACTTGGCAACAGATTGAATTAAGTCCAGAAGAGTGGAGTAGCTTCAAACGTCGGATGCGAGTGATACCAAAGATTTGGCAGCGTCGTCGCCATCAACGGATAAACGCACTGTCTCAACAGTAGATGCAATAGCAGTGTCAGCAGTCCTACAAGTCGAGCGAGCAGACAGAAGAATCAAAAAGCTGCTGAAGACATATTTCTCCAAGATTGCACTGCTGTTTGTAAATGCTGCGGTAGCCACGAATCATATTGTGGATAAATTGGCAAGCGTGGTATGAGTTGCCATCCGGCTGATTTTAATATTTGTAATAAATTCTCGCGAGTCAGATGTGGATAATCTGGATTAACTTCATCTTTTGGTCCAATACCGCCTAAATCTCTTGCTCCTGCTGCGATACAAGCAAGTAACCAGTTTGGATCTGGAACTAAATTTGGTGGAATTTGAATTGTAATTTCTGCGGGTAAAATTTCTCTAGCTTTGGCAATGACTTGCGGTAACTGCTGCGCCTCAAAGCCTGGTGCATTCCATGTTTGTTGATTTCCTGGACTATAAGGTTGCAAGATGACTTCTTGAATGTGATTGTAACGAATGTGTAATTGAGCGATCGCCTCTAATGTCTCCCACCAGTCGTTTTGTGTTTCGCCTATTCCTAAAAGTAAACCTGTTGTAAACGGAATCTGCAATTCTCCTGCCCAAGCAAGTTGTTGTAATCTCAGTTCTGGAATTTTGCTCGGTGCGAAGCGATGCACTGTATTTAATAAAGCAGGCGTTAATTGCTCTATCATCAAACCCATCGACACATTCACAGTTTTTAGCTGCTGCATTTCTGTAAAACTTAATGGTCCTACATTTGTGTGTGGCAAAAATCCCAGTGAAAGTGCTAGTTCGCACAAATTGTAAATTAGCTCAAACCATGCCTGACGCCGTGATGATTGCGGATGAACCTCACCACTTAGTATGAGAATCTCACAGACGCCTTGATGTTGCAATTCTTTAAGAATGTTTTCTGCTACCGAAAGCGTCATCCAAGGGTCTTTGCCTGGAGCTACCCGAAAATTACAATAATCACAACGATTAAAGCACTCATAGGTCGGCACTATGGTGTGGGCGGGGCTATAGGTAACTATGCCAGACATTACTTTGCATTCTTGTACTCATTTAATTCTAAAAAAAAGTTAAAGTCCTTTACAAAACGAAACAAA of the Gloeocapsopsis sp. IPPAS B-1203 genome contains:
- the cofG gene encoding 7,8-didemethyl-8-hydroxy-5-deazariboflavin synthase subunit CofG, which codes for MSGIVTYSPAHTIVPTYECFNRCDYCNFRVAPGKDPWMTLSVAENILKELQHQGVCEILILSGEVHPQSSRRQAWFELIYNLCELALSLGFLPHTNVGPLSFTEMQQLKTVNVSMGLMIEQLTPALLNTVHRFAPSKIPELRLQQLAWAGELQIPFTTGLLLGIGETQNDWWETLEAIAQLHIRYNHIQEVILQPYSPGNQQTWNAPGFEAQQLPQVIAKAREILPAEITIQIPPNLVPDPNWLLACIAAGARDLGGIGPKDEVNPDYPHLTRENLLQILKSAGWQLIPRLPIYPQYDSWLPQHLQTAVQSWRNMSSAAF
- a CDS encoding glutathione S-transferase family protein, which translates into the protein MLKLYYARPSAYARPVWLALLEKQLPFELISVDLSGEQFEPEFLALNPFSHVPVLVDGDFRVIESLAILDYLEARYPERSLLPTDAIALAKVRMVQMVTLNELLPAVFRLLVRDENSVELEYAQLRAINTLNYFEALLEDSPYFAGEQMTLAEIVAGTLVHRMPDLGIALTKYPKLNRWSDCLLARPTWQQIELSPEEWSSFKRRMRVIPKIWQRRRHQRINALSQQ
- a CDS encoding TetR/AcrR family transcriptional regulator, producing MSKAQQTKARIIEQAAALFNQQGYAGSSMSDIMRVTGLQKGGIYNHFRSKDELALAAFDFAASRIQQKFTGALKGKRHAVERLIAILSVYEHMLDDPPVQGGCPILNTAVESDDAHPALRERTQLAMDAWRGLIHRIVDKGVMRGELRADVTSDTVATILIATIEGGVMLSKLYGDASYLERALNHLKTYIQHQLATPI